ATCAAAGGCTAGTGAAGACAAAACGGCACTTGATACAAAGCTCAAAGAAAAGCTTGGTTTGATTGAGGAGCTACAAGATCGGATCAACTCACTTAGTTTGGAGTTGAAAgataaggaagaagaaactCAACGCATTAGCACATTACTGGCTGCAAAGGAAGCAGAACTGGAAAAACTCAATTCTGCTTACACTCAAGCTAACCGAGATCTTGCTGGAGCAAAATCAGAAACCAAACAGCTAAAGGAAGAAGTCACAAGAAGTCAAACTGAGTTGGAGTTAAAGAACTCTACCATTGAGGAGCTCAACACCAGGATAAGCACTTTAGAGGCTGAGAAGGAGAGTTACATCCAAAAGCTTGATGATGTCTCAAAAGAGTACAATGCTTTGAAATTGACTTCTGAAACGCGAGCAGCTGCTGATGCAGAACTCATTAGCAGGAAAGAGAAGGAGATTCAGGACCTAAAGGAAAAGCTGGATCATGCGCTTAAGGATCTAAATGAGAGTAAAGACGAAGTTGCTGACCTTACTGAGAAGTACGAAGACTCGAAGAGAATGCTGGATATAGAAATGACTAGTGTAGAAAACTTGAAACATGAGCTTGAAGGAACCAGGAAAGCACTCCGGGCGTCGAGAGAACGTGTCTCTGACCTGGAGACGCTGCTGGATGAGTCGAGAGCTTTGTGTTCAAAGTTTGAATCAGAGGTTGCTGTTGTTCACGCAGAGTTTGAGAAAGCTAAGGAAAGATATGAAGAGAATCTTGCTGAGGAAAGACGAAACAGTGAGAGTTTCGCTAGCAAACTTGCAGTGGAGAAAGATCATCTGAAGAAAGCTGGAGAAGAGCTTGAAGAACTGGCCCGTGAAGTGGAAGAATCTTCTGTCAAGAACCAGAGCCTCCAGAAAGAACTAGTGGAGGTTTACAAGAAAGCCGAAACCACTAAGAAGGAACTGgaagaggagaagaggaagGTTTTGGCATTGGACAAAGAGGTGAAAGCAATGGAGAAGCAGATGTTGATGGAGAAGGAGGCGAGGAAGTCCCTTGAAGCAGAACTCGAAGAAGCAGTCAAGTCCTTAGATGAGATGAACAGAAACACATCGACACTGTCAAAGGAGCTTGAGAAGGTGAATAGCCATGTCTCGAGTTTGGAGGACGAGAAAGAAGTGCTTCAAAGATCACTAGAAGCGGCGAAGAAGGCATCAAAAGAAGCTAAGGAAAACGTGGAAGACGCACATAACCTCGTGATAAGTCTAGGGAAAGAGAGGGAAGCGCTAGAAAAGAAAGTGAAGAAGCTCGAGGAGGACTTGGGCTCTGCAAAGGGAGAGATACTGCGTATGAGGAGCCAACAGAGTTCTGTAAAAGCTGTGAATAGTACAGATGATGAAGAGAAGAGTGATGATAAGGTTACTGTGAAGAAAGCTGTCAGGAGGAGAAAGAGCAGTACCAGTTCTTGAAGAGACAAGGTTATAATGACCAGAGCTTGTATTATATCTTTTGTGTAAATTTTGACAAGAGGCAAGTGGCTCCAGAGtttcatcattgatttattaatgGTGATTCGAGATATAGAGTGAGAAGATCAATGCTTTGTATCAGAGTATTCATTGTCTAAATTATGATTTCATACAAATGTTTTAAagatgaaaattacattttattgTATAATTAAAACCCAAACCTCTTCAAGGAGGTAACAGCTAGCACCAAAAATTGTTTCTAAAGAGGCAGGCCTTGTCTTCAGAAACAACTATCCAGGACAAGTTCACAGATTCTCCTTTAGAAGTTTAATTCATGGCTGGCCATGAGCTTTCCATGTTGATGAGAGATCAGAAACAGCTTCACCAACTGTTAGATAAAGCCCACTCAGCCCCAATGACTCAATGATCTTGGACTTGTGTAGCTTTTCCATAACACTCCCCACAGGATTCACCAGCACAAGCTGTTTTAAACAAGTGAAAGCATAATGTTAAGAGTGTTTTACTCTCATATGTATGATCTTTGTTTAGAGTTAAAGATCTAACCTGAAGTGATTGCTTCTCCAGCCTCCTCCTAAGTTCAAACACCGATTCAATCCCACTGGTGTCTATGGAAGACACAGCTGAAACAATTCCAAAAAAGGCATAAGTTAAAGAAGGTAAGTCAAAAACTTATGATCATTACCCCAGATGAGAACAGAACTTACCTGTCATGTCAAGAATAATGCACTTTAAGTTTCTCTCATTGTTTTCCTTGATCCGATTTTCCTCTTCCCTGGTCCATCTCAAGATCCTACAGAACCATAAACTCATTTCCATAAGAACAAAACACAAAACCATAACTAAGAATAAGTTACAGTAAAAACTCTGTAAATTAATGTTTGgactatgatattttattaatttatagagttattagtttacaaaatatttcatttttggattttttattttagtttagaatatattttttataagataaacaaaataattgattttaccGTATATAcactaattaaatttttaagattttacTTTCATGTTATTTTTACTGTATTATTTGGTgtgtataaaatatgttttataaaatttaaatgtggtttaaatataattttactaaatataagcaaaatatattgaaatgttaaaaaaatatagagatatttATACTGTAAAATAAAGCAAATAATACAATTGTttgtttgtacttatataaaatgtatatatacaaaagtagtAATTTATGATTTCAacgggaccatatatttacatagaattatctaaaatatattattattttatcgatttattaatttatagtgtttATTGATTTAtcaagtattaatttatagagtttctaatgtatttagttattttgaCTAACCTTTCTTGTAGGTAAGTGCAGTTGGCAAAGTATATTGGAGATTCAACTGCAAGAATCAAGAAACCAGGGATTCTAGAGGCTTCTCTGTATCTTTTAAGACTCTGATATATCTGAGTCCCAGGGATGTTTCCGAACTCTAAAGTGTTTGGTCTTGTGACATGCAACAAGATCTTGATAACTGAAACTCCCACCTGCAACAAGAAGGTATTAAACTTAGATAACAAACAACCTGAGTAATACCATGAAGAATAGGTGTGTACTCACTGCTATTGCTAAGCCAAGAGGCACAGAGACAAAGAGAACGCCAAAGAATGAACACATGCAAGTGAAGAAATCGAATTTGTCAACTTTCCAGAGCTTGTAAGCCGCTTGGTAATCAATGAGGCCTATCACAGCGGTTAAAATGATGGCGGCTAGGATCAGATTAGGAGTGTAGTAGAAGAGTGGCATCAGAAACAAAAGGGTCACAAGAACTGCTGATGCCATCACAATGTTTGAAACTGCTGTTTTCGCTCCAGCATTGACGTTTACTGCAGATCTTGAGAAAGACcctgaagaaaacaaaaaaaataggagTGGTAAACAAACATTGTTACTTGAGCCACAAGGTGAATGAGCTTGGTTTTCAAGTTAGGTTTTTAACCTGTTGTAACATAGCAAGAGGTGCAAGAACCAGCCATGTTCATAAAACCTATAGCCATCATTTCTTTGTTCCCATTAACTTGATAGTTCTTTAGAGATGCAAAGGTTCTCCCTACAGCAATCCCTTCCTGAAAAAATCAATCAAGGCCAAAAGCTTAGCACTCAAGCACTTAACTCTGCAATTTACAAAGGGGTCAAAGATTTTTGAAAAGCTTACTGTAAGGGAGAGAATCCCTGTGATGATACCAGTCTTGATGGCAAGAGCAAGATGAGCAGCACTAAAGTACAACATGTTTGCTGAAGGAGGATTCAAACCCTTTGGCAGATGGCCAATCTGCATCAAAGATTGAATCTCTGTGAGCCTTAGTCTTCTCAATCTCAACAAGTCTGGTTAAAAATGTACTTACAAAAGAGATGGCATGAGTTTTGTCTCTGATGACGTATACAATAAGAGTTGAGATAACAACTGATGCCAATGGTGATGCAGCTGATATCCAGAAAAGTTTTGGCTTCCTCATGCTCTGTATAATCACATAAAAACAACAATACAGTAAAAACtctgtaaattaataatgttggaactatgatattttattaatttatagagttattaatttacaaaaagtttccttttctgattttttattttggaatatatttttataaaataaacaaaagaattgATTTTACCGTATACactaattaaatttttgaaattttactttcacgttaattttattgtattatttagtgtatataaaatatgttttataaaatttaaatgtcgtttaaatataattttactaaatataagcaaaatatattgaaatgttaagaaaatacagagataattatattgtaaaataaaGCAAATAGTAAAATTGGttgtttgtacttatataaacatatatatacaaattttattaatttatgatttcaaCGGAACCATATACTTacataagattttttaaaatattattatcttattattttaaagatttgtgtcatattttaaaCCGGTCCAATTCGgaaccagatttttttttattaatttctagtatttattaatttatcgaatattaatttatagaactTTTActgtaattattaaatattccATATTGCAAAATGCGTGAAAACTTTTCAAGTACTTACAATGTGTCTTGTGGTTAAGAGAATGATCAAGAAGCCAAGGCCCATCACAATAGTTTCCCATGACCACTGTAATTGTAGTAAGTAGCTTTATTAGATAAGGATCTTGAATTCTAGATGGTGTTTTTACTTTTAGTAGTTAATAATATTTAGAGAGAGGAAAGTAATGGTTGACTTACTTCGGATCTAGTGTTGATAACAGAGGACATGACAGGAACAAATTGCATTTTGCCAGTGAAGTGAACGATTCCAAGAAGACCCTTAAGCTGTTGAAGTGACACAATCACTGCAGCACCAGCAGTGAAACCAACCAATGTTGCCTTTGACAAAAAGTCAATCACAAATCCcagcctgaaaaaaaaaaattaagaaatataaaatattaatcaaatttgCTGACCAGGAAAAAATTAACAGTGTGAAACCACTACGTAGAAGGAAGCATCTTGGGGAGTAGGACATTAGTACATGTCACTTGTCACTatcaaatcaaaaatatatagaatcttggtctttttacatataaaatgttAACAACTATATGCATCATGACAAATTCCCCTTTCGTTTTCAGTAATAATTCAGCAAAAGAGGCTCAAGCAAAACTGTGAATATATTCTACACTAAGAATACTAAACTCCAACAAGAGGCTAAAACTACATATTCTTTCACATGGCGGTTACATATTCCAAAGATTAGTTTTGCGTTTTCGGTTAAAAGAATGTGAAATGTTTGGGGGTAAGATTCGTACCTGAGAAGGCCAAGGGAGGCTTGGAAGAGGCCAGCAAAGAAAGTTGATGTGAAAGCCAGTTTGAGATATAGTATTGAGTCTTGTGTTGGAGAAACACTTTCACTTAGCATTGAGCCCATGACAAGTGATGCTATAGAGACAGGACCAACTGCTAAATGCTTAGAACTCCCAAGAACTGAGTATATAAGTGGCGGCACGAAGCTTGAATCTGCATGCAGCCACAagaatgattaattaaaacttgatttagttAATCACACTGATTAGTCTGTAATTAGATGATCGATACTTACAAAGACCAACAATGGGTGGTAAGTTTGCTAGCTTGGCATAACTGATTCCCTgcaatataaatttcaaaaatcaacacaactttttttgtagaaacaataaattaaaataatatttggaaGATTCTAAGAGAACCCATTATGAAATTAACTAGATCGAAGGACTGTTTATTTAAACTTATTAAAACATTGAATAAAAcattacaaacaaacaaaaaactatttttcttttgcGTTACTCTCCGAGTCCATCCAGTCATCCCCACACTAGTCAAGTAGTCAACGATTATatgacaaaatatttttaatttacgcctttttattatcttatcaaCATACAGAAAAATcctattctttattttttttctttagtcaaactttataaattggtagaaaaaaaaaggaaataaaatattcaCATCAAAACCAGCAAACAAATCATATTCCTAATAGAAAAAAAGATGTTCGAGTTGTAAACCTGAGGGATAGCGAGACTGGCAATGGTGAGTCCAGAGATAACATCAGACCTAAAAAGCTTGAGATCGTACTGAGAACCCCATGTGAATATAGGAAACAAGCTTTGTAGACCAAGAATGACTTTGTTTCTCCATGTCTGGTTTCTAAACCTCTCTAAAGGATCATCAGGGAAGAAAACATCACCAAAACGCTTTTTCAGTTTCTGAAACGTTGTTTTCTTAGGCGGTAGACATACGCTGTGTATCTCCACGACAGTTTCTCTCGCGTTTGCAGCGGTTTCGTTGTTGGGAGATGACATGTCTTCTATTCTGTTCGTGCCATGACCCATTGGTTAATAATGATAGATTTTATATGAAGGATTTTTTTTGACTGAATTTTTTATACGAAGGGTTCTTGAATTATAGAGACGCAGAAAACAGTTTTGGTGTGATTAATGTTTTGGGATTGCGTTGTTGTAAGGATTTTTTGTGAGGGAAGATGTTATAATTATGCTCTGTATTTATAGACACTTGGCTGAGTAAGTGGGGGTGGGGGTGGGGGTGGGGGTGGGGTAATGACATTTTTGTCTCACCAAAAAAGATTGTAAAGCGGTTTTTGCTCAATGTTTGAGATTCAGGGGTAAATGCATCATTTCGTTAAAAAATAGGAAATTTACTTTATTTAAATCTTGCTTGAGTGGAAACtaaattttggaaaaacaaattaaaactaaaaactactcTAGAATCTACAAACAATCAACCTTTAAATCTCAGCAGATCTCAAAGCAAACCATATTTTCTGTACAGTCATGCATGGCATATTGAAGATCGAAGCAAAGTGGAATCACTAGGAATAAATTAGTTACATAATGAAACTTGATATCACGGGATAGTTTTCGTCTGACCTGGAGTTTATCAAGAGAGATCgatgacagaaaaaaaaaacaaatcttccACTCTGTGATTCAGAAAGAGTTTAgcatttgcaaaaaaaaatcacagatAAGATTTTGATGTGTATTATACatattgttaatatatatactagtaagactaataaaaatatacatattgttCAGTCTCCGgactattgaaaatatatacaaacatTCCGTATGTAGCATATTTGAATATTGCATATTTCCAAATCAATcatatttcttgatttttcatCATTCAAACAATTTTGTATTTGTGTAAGTCAAAGTAATTCAAGCGCATTTATGGTAGTTAATGTATATACATGTGTATGGTGTTAATTTTTGGAAGGACTTTCTGGCAAGTGTATGTATGCATGTCTGATACTAACACATACTAGTAATTTATGGTAGTAATGTATGCGTATTTtggtcaacttttttttttgttaagcaACTCGTGGTTTTCAGCATTCTAGATTAGATTTCTTATGAGAAAAGgaatagaaaatatacaaaaaatcaaaGGGTCATTCTTTTATATTGTCCTGATGTCCTCtattgtttttttgtgtgttaatATATGTTCTACATTGTATGAGGAAAGGAAATGTTTTAAAGAGAAAAATGTCTCGATTTGTCTTTACAGAATTcagtatcaattttttttttccaaaagatTTATGGACAATAGTGTTTGCGTGGATCAAATCTGAACGTTGATTTttctgggggggggggggggggggggggggggtgacgAGGACAGTTGAATTTGGGAAGACTGGTGGAGCCTCCACTTATAATGGCTTCAATTTAacttttaagaagaaaaaaaatatttttcttgcgTAGTTAATGATATCGAACGTTAAATATCATAGAGCtcttaaaaagaagaagaagaagagatattgGTTACAAAGATTCGAAGTTGATATTTAAAATTACTTTTGCACCGATTGAAAGTATATATGTGTTCCAATACTATAAGAAAATTAAACGCACCTAGTTCATTCTTATCTTCTAGTTTTATCTAGAGCATAATGGctcttatatctttaaatatACATGCATACATTCAGATCCCTGCTAATGTTGAATATATATGGGATCTTAGTATTGACATGAAAATGTCAAATGTTTTTGGTGTTAGCAATTGTTGAATTGATCACTACCTGAGACTTTCTAACTATCATGTTACTAAGCAGTCATTGAACAAAGCATTAACGATAGATACAGTTAATTTATCCCCTAATGACACGGTCTTAATTGGTAAACCTGCTTCCTCGTTTAACACTCTGACTTGTAGTTGAAACAAAAAGGTTAAAGGTGGTGCAAATAGACAGCAGAACACatgattagaacttgaaaaatCATAGATAGTTTACAGTCCCCCATTGTTGATTTcctgtatataaatttttatactgATTTCTTACTTTtcctaattttaaaaattacaaaattattaatgTCTTTCGTGGACCGTTtgtataaaaaatgttattaaaatCATCCTTTCAGTAATTTGTAGTCTTTCTTACTTTTGGTTGATGTTTTGAGAATTTAATTTATCgagtttcacaaaaaaatatcagtCTGAAAATGTTGAGCCAATAAAGTAATGGCCGGGTGTTCTTTTTACCAATACTGCTTTCTACTCAACATTGATCAAAATTTCTTcgtatataaatatgattaataaatatGAGTAATGAATTAGGCCTTAACTAAACATTGGTTGGTAACGTCCGTTCATGTTTTGTCTTCTTAATACACTGGGCTATTTCAACAACAAATGTAGTTTAAAGTTAATCATGTAAGAAATATAGGTCCAGAAATATAACTTTATCAGAAAGGATTGGGAAAATCAAAGCAAATCCAATTCAGAACCGACATCCATATGCATATATAGAAGATTATAATAGATATTTGTAATCCAAGAAAACGTATCTTCTAAATAGAATTTGACTGGTATGATTTGTTTGTCTTAGTCTTTACATATAGCACCATAAATAAATAGTGAGTGGCATAGATACAAAAAATTGAGCCACTGGGAGAGCTCCATCTCGATTTGTAAGATTCTTTCTCTCTATTATATTTTGCTAAAGCAAATATACACTTTAATTATCATCAGTATCTACACTTCCAATCTCTCTCGCTCTATcatgagagtttttttttttttttgataactctggtatctggacAGCCACATTTCCAACTATCCTCTCCGTAgggggtccagcgccccaacggaagggatgttaaatccgctgtggccggggctcgaactcgtgatggcgagcacctcagccgaggttcctataccaccagaccacgaggcCCGGTTCTCTATCATGAGAGTTCTTACTTCTTTTTTGGTTAAGAGTAATTTATTACTCGAGATTCGATTCagttaattttaaactatattgaTCATTATCCATCGATATGAACTTAGGCAATATACGTAACATCACAGGAACTCTGGGTATTATCTATCCCATTATTGTGCAATATTCGTCGTGTAGTTATTTCATCTTTATAGTGCGCTCGTTTGCAAAATAAATGGGCTGGTGACGGTAACTAATACTGATTCACTATTTGGTTTTAGTCACATATCTAACATGTGCTAATTAATTTTGCTAACTGTTTGGATCATATTATAGTTGACGATAAGCTAAAATAGGGAATCCACTACATCTAACAAAGGCACGAGTCACTCGACACGTTACAATTTTAAAAGCATGTCAACTAAATTAGTAGTGAACAAAATGAGACTTAGAAATTAGTATAGACGACAAACAAAAAAGACTAAATGCATATATTCTTGTGTCGCAAAATGTTGCTTTAAACCTCCATCCCACAACTAACTAATCATTCCtcaaatttctaaataaaaacaaaagattcCACAAGATATCAATATTTGATCAAAAGAATATCTTAAGGCTGAAATACAATATCTCAAATTACAGTTTCATAGCAAAGAATCAAATCTGTGACATTTGGAAATCGTCTGGGAAAAAAACCCATTAGGATACAAGCTTTTCTTATAAAGAATAGTAAATGCTTTATAACATTTAGGATTCTTGTCACGCAAGTTACGATCTACAACATTTGGAGACAGCGCAACTCTGCCCTTCACCTCAACGGCTTCACCAACACTGAAGCCACTTTCAAGACCATAGACAGAGAAGTCCGTAACTCAATCTCAGCTCGAAGGCATAAGAAAACTTTCAGTTCACTTATGTCATTATGGATTAGGTGACCAAACACACTAATCTTCCAATGTGTTCTCCTTGTTTTTATTCCTTTTTGCCAAGGAAGCACAATTTATAGGTTTGTAAACCTAAACTTTTcattaatttgatattcacattttagcaaaaaaaaaaaaaaaaaaaagtaaatgatCAACTAGTAAATGTATTTGCactattgatatatatatatatatatatatatatgtcttagCTCTGATCAACTAGTGAGAGATAAATAATTTAGGGTTTGtcatatttgaaaaattaaatctCGAAAAACTACTAAAAGATCGATCTTAATCCtaagtaacaaaaataaactacatatatataatgCAAAGGGACAAGgtggaagaaagaagaaggcCAAGAAGAATATCTAAAAGAGAGCACGAGGTCGCGACTTCTCTCGCACGCGGCGAGAAATAGAGGCGCCATTATATCccatttttcttgttaattagATTCTTCTTgcttttttctaattatttatttcttcttttggAAATTATTGGCAAAGAGTTAAATTCGTATTTCTTTCTCCCCAtgtgtttcttttggttattgtgtcgtctcatatttgtttttgagtaatttttttatttacttcgtacttca
This region of Brassica napus cultivar Da-Ae chromosome C5, Da-Ae, whole genome shotgun sequence genomic DNA includes:
- the LOC106400813 gene encoding MAR-binding filament-like protein 1; translation: MGFLVGATCFAPSPPLPLHSSSSSSTSQFLLLRSNNVAISKRRRPPPSASLRRQDANDGDVSVKRRDFVLVGVSVLPFLQFRSPAMADERGGNEIKTSSKLNQQTEVAVSEEGTSPNPFLSLLNGLGIFSAGVLGALYALARQDAQAAEEAIESLKNQLKDRERALTTKEKDSEARLQHEQEERNKERKKAQEDQFSLISQLNSAKDVVTGLGREISSEKKLCEELRVQIEGLQSNLSKASEDKTALDTKLKEKLGLIEELQDRINSLSLELKDKEEETQRISTLLAAKEAELEKLNSAYTQANRDLAGAKSETKQLKEEVTRSQTELELKNSTIEELNTRISTLEAEKESYIQKLDDVSKEYNALKLTSETRAAADAELISRKEKEIQDLKEKLDHALKDLNESKDEVADLTEKYEDSKRMLDIEMTSVENLKHELEGTRKALRASRERVSDLETLLDESRALCSKFESEVAVVHAEFEKAKERYEENLAEERRNSESFASKLAVEKDHLKKAGEELEELAREVEESSVKNQSLQKELVEVYKKAETTKKELEEEKRKVLALDKEVKAMEKQMLMEKEARKSLEAELEEAVKSLDEMNRNTSTLSKELEKVNSHVSSLEDEKEVLQRSLEAAKKASKEAKENVEDAHNLVISLGKEREALEKKVKKLEEDLGSAKGEILRMRSQQSSVKAVNSTDDEEKSDDKVTVKKAVRRRKSSTSS
- the LOC106400814 gene encoding probable sulfate transporter 3.4, with the translated sequence MGHGTNRIEDMSSPNNETAANARETVVEIHSVCLPPKKTTFQKLKKRFGDVFFPDDPLERFRNQTWRNKVILGLQSLFPIFTWGSQYDLKLFRSDVISGLTIASLAIPQGISYAKLANLPPIVGLYSSFVPPLIYSVLGSSKHLAVGPVSIASLVMGSMLSESVSPTQDSILYLKLAFTSTFFAGLFQASLGLLRLGFVIDFLSKATLVGFTAGAAVIVSLQQLKGLLGIVHFTGKMQFVPVMSSVINTRSEWSWETIVMGLGFLIILLTTRHISMRKPKLFWISAASPLASVVISTLIVYVIRDKTHAISFIGHLPKGLNPPSANMLYFSAAHLALAIKTGIITGILSLTEGIAVGRTFASLKNYQVNGNKEMMAIGFMNMAGSCTSCYVTTGSFSRSAVNVNAGAKTAVSNIVMASAVLVTLLFLMPLFYYTPNLILAAIILTAVIGLIDYQAAYKLWKVDKFDFFTCMCSFFGVLFVSVPLGLAIAVGVSVIKILLHVTRPNTLEFGNIPGTQIYQSLKRYREASRIPGFLILAVESPIYFANCTYLQERILRWTREEENRIKENNERNLKCIILDMTAVSSIDTSGIESVFELRRRLEKQSLQLVLVNPVGSVMEKLHKSKIIESLGLSGLYLTVGEAVSDLSSTWKAHGQP